One Setaria viridis chromosome 7, Setaria_viridis_v4.0, whole genome shotgun sequence genomic region harbors:
- the LOC117863056 gene encoding putative disease resistance RPP13-like protein 1 → MAEIAAVGWAMSALGWIASPVTTRLLNDGFALLGFDESEKLRDLEARLLPRLALMREQAERIPPDQRAHVKLWANRLRDAFYDAEDILDAADYHRLQNQVNSQSGAKSVLDRAKNAISGKVKLKKVLKKLETLIEQGSQFLTPLASISSNGSHGNDTSNPANNVNGLVTTSRPATHIIFGRDGERDEIHRLLHDTAHDFEPSSSDSMCYSVIGIYGIAGSGKTTLAQYVCNYERNGNYFYPIMWIHVSQSFSVDNIHQKMLEAALGETFQPFNNLDTLQNKLEDELRGKTFFLVLDDIWLVNDVCVQLKLDQLLSPLRVGKKGSMVLVTTRFKKAAVHIGAQSLIKIPDLNEMDFFKLFMHYALNGATLDAKELDTFQMIGKQIMKKLKGSPLAARVVGARLRQNLESTFWRRVGDQDVLPDTMGALWWSYQHLDEQVRRCFAYCSMFPQGYMFKRDELVDLWIAEGFIKNTNSVQQMEEVALKYFDELVSCSFLETRKYVYGSKDEWFNMHDLLHELVVMVAGNDCFRVEGGEMKEFHPDIRHLYVCSKDQVKVTEQICKLGKLRTLIFITNIGGQGITIEELEGMLKNLKKLRVVQVVVEGYMAAIPTCICELKQLRFLRIHNSLSTKVLLPKHLGSLYHLQILELRGSGVLEFSNVKNMSHLLSLRSIRYSGFSFDNSYVSGFSGLGELKSLRELSDFKVRKEKGYELQQLRGINHLSGRLRICGLDCVESKEEALEAKLTDKKYLTALSLEWSGSSLGQHSLSPDLQVEILEGLCPPSQLTELRIWGYSGLKCPTWLSENQNGLVSSLQYLELCRCDNLEALPEIGELFIHLGHLKLIGLPMLKKLPKLPDSLKSLDIQRCKALVLTCLEDVDTIRSLFIQRASQIEPSLNIATEIDKFADEQPDRFATILSDIFGRCGTLLPRLLRGHITEEDYTRFMVPASVDRVVISYCGITDTVLQNSLRASTSLFSLNLRGLPFFTGIPSEVMESLAMLSDLSIDECLQFKHLQGLNRLSRLQHLGITKCPNLVTLEEADKVRILHGIATDSIPLVPQLLSGEGCSTLWILRIDESEELGEETILDQFHSLTSLEFSSCNWNRLPENLANLTSLEHLHLDNCRSIRSLPTLPTSLRSFEITDCDPSFMKSCQKPGDTNWNMIAHVPLKRFVDTQN, encoded by the exons ATGGCAGAGATTGCAGCGGTTGGGTGGGCGATGTCCGCCCTGGGATGGATCGCGTCGCCGGTCACCACGCGGCTCCTCAACGATGGCTTCGCCCTCCTCGGCTTCGACGAATCCGAGAAGCTGCGCGACCTGGAGGCCCGTCTGCTGCCTCGGCTGGCGCTGATGCGGGAGCAGGCGGAGAGGATCCCGCCAGACCAGAGGGCCCACGTCAAGCTGTGGGCCAACAGGCTCAGGGACGCCTTCTACGACGCCGAAGACATCCTGGACGCCGCCGATTATCACCGCCTCCAGAACCAG GTCAATAGTCAATCGGGAGCTAAGTCAGTGCTGGATCGTGCGAAAAATGCCATCTCAGGAAAAGTCAAGTTGAAGAAAGTTCTAAAGAAGTTGGAAACACTAATTGAACAAGGATCTCAGTTTTTGACACCTCTGGCAAGCATCAGTAGCAATGGTAGCCATGGCAATGACACATCAAATCCCGCCAACAATGTGAATGGACTTGTCACTACATCAAGGCCTGCTACACACATCATATTTGGAAGAGATGGGGAACGAGATGAGATACATAGGTTGCTCCATGACACGGCACATGATTTTGAACCAAGTTCTAGTGACAGCATGTGTTATTCTGTGATTGGCATCTACGGTATCGCGGGGTCTGGGAAAACAACCCTAGCACAATATGTCTGTAATTACGAGCGGAATGGTAACTACTTCTATCCTATCATGTGGATTCATGTTTCTCAAAGTTTCAGCGTGGATAATATTCACCAGAAAATGCTCGAGGCTGCTTTGGGGGAAACATTCCAACCGTTCAATAATCTTGACACCCTACAAAACAAGCTTGAGGATGAATTAAGAGGCAAAACGTTCTTTTTAGTGCTGGATGATATCTGGCTTGTGAACGATGTGTGTGTTCAGTTGAAATTAGATCAGCTACTTTCTCCTCTGAGGGTTGGGAAGAAAGGGAGCATGGTCCTTGTTACAACTCGATTCAAAAAGGCAGCTGTACATATAGGTGCTCAGAGCCTTATAAAAATACCTGACTTGAATGAGATGGATTTCTTCAAACTTTTTATGCATTATGCGCTCAATGGTGCAACCCTTGATGCCAAAGAATTAGATACATTTCAAATGATTGGAAAACAGATTATGAAGAAACTGAAGGGGTCACCATTAGCAGCAAGAGTAGTAGGAGCACGACTCCGCCAAAATTTGGAATCTACGTTTTGGAGAAGAGTTGGAGATCAGGATGTGTTGCCTGATACCATGGGAGCTCTATGGTGGAGCTACCAGCACCTTGACGAGCAGGTTAGGCGATGCTTTGCATACTGTAGTATGTTTCCCCAAGGATACATGTTTAAACGTGACGAGTTAGTTGACTTATGGATAGCAGAAGGCTTCATAAAGAACACCAACTCCGTTCAGCAAATGGAAGAAGTAGCTCTGAAATACTTCGATGAACTGGTGTCATGCTCGTTTCTGGAAACAAGAAAATATGTTTATGGCAGTAAGGATGAGTGGTTTAATATGCACGATTTGCTGCACGAATTGGTAGTGATGGTTGCTGGAAATGATTGCTTTCGAGTTGAAGGTGGTGAGATGAAAGAATTCCACCCTGACATTCGCCATCTCTATGTCTGCTCTAAAGATCAAGTTAAGGTTACAGAGCAGATTTGCAAATTGGGAAAACTGCGCACACTGATATTCATTACTAATATTGGTGGACAGGGGATAACAATAGAAGAACTTGAGGGCATGCTGAAAAATTTAAAGAAGTTGCGTGTGGTGCAAGTAGTAGTTGAAGGATATATGGCAGCTATTCCGACCTGTATTTGTGAGTTAAAACAACTACGCTTTCTCAGAATTCATAATTCCCTATCAACCAAGGTGCTTTTGCCGAAACATTTGGGCTCGCTTTATCACCTGCAGATCCTAGAGCTCCGTGGTTCAGGTGTTTTAGAATTCTCTAATGTGAAAAACATGAGCCACCTACTTAGCTTGCGGAGCATTAGATACTCTGGCTTTTCGTTTGACAACTCTTATGTTTCAGGCTTTTCTGGCCTCGGGGAGCTGAAATCACTTCGAGAACTTAGTGACTTCAAAGTGAGAAAGGAGAAAGGATATGAGCTGCAGCAGCTCAGGGGCATAAATCACCTTAGCGGGAGGCTGAGAATCTGTGGCCTTGACTGTGTAGAAAGCAAAGAGGAAGCCCTAGAAGCCAAGCTAACTGACAAGAAGTATCTCACAGCATTGTCACTTGAATGGTCAGGGTCTAGTCTGGGACAGCATAGTTTGTCTCCAGACCTTCAAGTGGAGATACTTGAGGGCCTCTGCCCACCCTCACAGCTCACAGAGCTGCGAATATGGGGCTACAGTGGATTGAAGTGCCCAACTTGGCTTTCAGAAAATCAGAACGGTCTAGTTAGCAGCCTGCAATATCTCGAACTATGTCGTTGTGACAATCTGGAAGCACTTCCTGAAATAGGCGAGCTTTTCATTCATCTTGGCCATCTTAAACTCATTGGTCTCCCTATGCTAAAAAAGTTACCGAAACTTCCAGATAGTCTTAAGAGCTTGGACATTCAACGGTGTAAGGCCCTGGTTCTTACATGTTTGGAAGATGTGGACACGATAAGATCACTCTTTATTCAGCGAGCATCTCAAATTGAGCCATCCTTAAATATTGCCACGGAAATAGACAAGTTTGCTGATGAACAACCTGATAGGTTCGCCACAATTTTGTCTGACATTTTCGGCAGATGTGGTACTTTGCTTCCTCGCCTTCTCCGGGGCCATATAACAGAGGAAGACTACACCAGGTTTATGGTTCCTGCATCAGTGGATAGGGTTGTTATCTCATATTGTGGCATCACAGACACTGTCCTTCAGAACTCCTTGAGAGCCTCTACATCCTTATTTAGCTTGAACTTAAGGGGTCTTCCCTTTTTCACAGGAATCCCTTCTGAGGTGATGGAGTCTCTAGCTATGCTTTCTGATCTCTCCATCGATGAATGCCTCCAGTTTAAGCATTTGCAAGGTCTAAATCGTCTCAGTAGACTGCAGCACCTTGGGATTACGAAATGCCCCAATCTGGTGACCCTTGAAGAAGCTGACAAAGTGCGCATCCTCCATGGGATTGCCACTGATAGCATACCCCTTGTGCCACAGCTGCTGTCAGGAGAAGGTTGTTCTACCCTATGGATTCTTAGAATTGACGAATCAGAGGAACTGGGGGAAGAAACAATCCTGGATCAGTTTCATTCACTAACATCCCTCGAATTTAGTAGCTGCAATTGGAATCGCTTGCCGGAGAATTTGGCAAACCTGACATCTCTCGAGCATTTGCATTTGGATAACTGCCGAAGTATCCGATCACTTCCAACTCTGCCCACATCTCTGCGGTCATTTGAAATCACTGATTGCGATCCGTCATTCATGAAGAGCTGTCAAAAGCCTGGAGATACAAATTGGAACATGATTGCTCACGTCCCATTGAAACGATTTGTTGACACTCAAAATTGA
- the LOC117865026 gene encoding serine/arginine-rich splicing factor RS31 translates to MRPVFVGNLDYDTRHSELDHLFYRYGRIERIDMKSGFAFVYFEDERDGDDAIRALDGYPFGPGRRRLSVEWSRGDRAARRDGNKPEANTKATKTLFVINFDPITTTVGDIEKHFAPFGNISNVRIRRNFAFVQFETLEEARKALEATHATTLLDRVISVEYAFRDDGERSDRYDSPRRAGGYGRCGDNPYRRSISPVYRSRPSPDYGRPPSPVYGSYGRSRSPVRDRYRRSPGYRSRSPPAKRRAYD, encoded by the exons ATGAGGCCGGTGTTCGTGGGGAACCTGGACTATGACACCCGCCACTCGGAGCTCGACCACCTCTTCTACCGCTACGGCAGGATCGAGCGCATCGATATGAAGTCAG GATTTGCTTTTGTTTACTTTGAGGATGAGCGTGATGGTGATGATGCCATACGGGCTCTTGATGGTTATCCCTTTGGCCCTGGGAGACGCCGGCTTTCAGTGGAGTGGTCACGG GGTGATCGAGCTGCGAGACGTGATGGCAACAAACCAGAAGCAAACACTAAGGCCACTAAGACGTTGTTTGTCATTAACTTTGACCCAATCACCACAACAGTCGGTGATATCGAAAAGCACTTTGCACCATTTGGGAATATATCAAATGTTCGGATAAGGAGGAACTTTGCTTTTGTCCAGTTTGAAACACTGGAAGAAGCCAGAAAGGCTCTTGAAGCTACTCATGCTAC CACGCTTTTGGATAGAGTGATTTCTGTTGAGTATGCCTTTAGGGATGATGGTGAAAGAAGTGACAGGTATGATAGCCCTAGAAGAGCTGGTGGCTATGGTAGGTGCGGGGATAACCCATATCGCCGTTCTATTAGCCCAGTATACCGCTCACGACCTAGTCCTGACTATGGTCGCCCACCAAGTCCTGTATATGGTTCATATGGCAGGAGCAGAAGTCCTGTTCGTGATCGCTATCGGAG ATCTCCTGGCTACCGATCGAGATCTCCGCCTGCCAAAAGGAGAGCTTATGACTAA